In a genomic window of Nodosilinea sp. E11:
- a CDS encoding DUF6737 family protein — protein sequence MTEPTPLTSAWQLKPWWCQPWSIVLTGVAIVGGSWLLLHRLWLTGLVALPIGVWMGFFLLVWPRLMREAGYLDPENGPDLS from the coding sequence ATGACTGAACCAACGCCCCTGACTAGTGCTTGGCAATTAAAACCCTGGTGGTGCCAGCCCTGGAGCATTGTGCTGACCGGAGTTGCGATCGTCGGGGGCAGCTGGCTGCTGCTCCATCGCCTGTGGCTCACCGGCCTGGTGGCGCTGCCCATCGGCGTGTGGATGGGCTTTTTCTTGCTGGTGTGGCCCCGGCTGATGCGCGAAGCGGGCTATCTAGACCCAGAAAATGGGCCTGACCTGAGTTGA
- a CDS encoding PetM family cytochrome b6-f complex subunit 7 yields the protein MGGEIFNTAIIIFTLTLVGLGIGFLLLRVQGGEE from the coding sequence ATGGGCGGCGAAATTTTCAATACGGCGATCATCATCTTTACCCTGACCCTGGTGGGCCTGGGCATTGGGTTTCTATTGCTGCGGGTACAGGGCGGCGAAGAGTAG
- a CDS encoding Tex family protein — MTTIAKTIATELDIRPAQVEATLELFAEGATVPFVARYRKERTGDLDEVQLRQIAERHQYLTELEDRRQTVLSEIQSQGKLTEALKAAILACQQKTELEDLYLPYRPKRRTRATMAKEKGLEPLAQRIEELNQTGKKAVLLQEAQAFVNPDQGVQTPDEALQGAADILAEQVAEQAVLRRYVRDQLLKQGQFTASIKKGHPEGSTKFEMYRAYQAPVRSIASHNLLAILRGDREGILKLGLEVDQDAILQTLEKRVVKTPVADIRQFYRGVVQDAYSRLMKPSLTSEVMAEKKAWADEVSIQNFEANLKNLLLSPPAGMKPTLGVDPGFRTGCKVAAVDGTGKFLEYQAVFPHQSQNQRQQAAQTLAGMIRKHQIELIAIGNGTASRETDVFVGEVLKTLTNPPVKVLVNESGASIYSASEVAAAEFPDLDVTVRGAISIARRLQDPLAELVKIDPKSIGVGQYQHDVDQKRLKQKLDETIESCVNYVGVDLNMASRELLTYVSGLSPAVANNIVEFRDANGAFQSRKELLKVKKLGPKAFEQAAGFLRIRNGKNPLDNTAVHPESYGIVDAIAADLSLPPGQISKAADRLKRLDIKKYTTAEAGELTLRDILQELEKPGRDPREQFTYARFQDGINEITDLKPGMTLEGSVTNVTNFGAFVDVGVHQDGLVHISQLADRFVSDPNEIVKVGQVVKVRVMEVDVKLKRIGLSMRQA; from the coding sequence ATGACGACCATCGCCAAGACCATTGCCACCGAGCTAGACATTCGCCCCGCTCAGGTAGAGGCTACGTTAGAACTGTTTGCCGAGGGGGCGACGGTGCCCTTTGTGGCTCGCTACCGCAAAGAGCGCACTGGCGATCTAGACGAAGTGCAGCTGCGGCAAATTGCCGAGCGCCACCAGTACCTGACGGAGCTAGAAGACCGACGGCAGACGGTGCTCAGCGAGATTCAATCCCAGGGCAAGCTCACCGAGGCGCTAAAAGCCGCCATTCTCGCCTGTCAGCAAAAGACGGAGCTAGAAGACCTTTACCTGCCCTACCGACCCAAGCGCCGCACCCGCGCCACCATGGCCAAAGAAAAGGGGCTAGAGCCTCTGGCTCAGAGAATTGAGGAGCTGAATCAAACCGGGAAAAAGGCGGTGCTGCTTCAGGAGGCCCAGGCGTTTGTAAATCCTGACCAAGGCGTTCAGACCCCGGACGAGGCTCTCCAGGGGGCAGCGGATATTTTGGCGGAGCAGGTGGCAGAACAGGCTGTTCTGCGGCGCTATGTCCGCGATCAGCTACTGAAGCAGGGGCAGTTCACCGCTAGCATCAAAAAAGGCCACCCCGAGGGCAGCACCAAGTTTGAGATGTATCGGGCTTACCAGGCCCCGGTGCGCTCCATTGCCTCCCACAATCTGCTGGCGATTTTGCGGGGCGATCGCGAAGGCATTCTCAAGCTGGGGCTAGAGGTCGATCAAGACGCGATTCTGCAAACCCTAGAGAAACGGGTGGTTAAGACTCCGGTTGCTGACATTCGCCAGTTCTACCGAGGAGTTGTTCAAGATGCCTACAGCCGGTTGATGAAGCCGTCGCTGACCAGCGAGGTAATGGCTGAGAAAAAGGCCTGGGCCGATGAGGTCTCGATTCAAAATTTTGAGGCCAATCTCAAGAACCTCTTGCTGTCGCCCCCGGCGGGGATGAAGCCTACCCTAGGCGTAGACCCTGGCTTTCGCACCGGCTGCAAGGTGGCGGCGGTGGATGGCACCGGCAAGTTTTTGGAGTACCAGGCGGTGTTTCCCCACCAGTCCCAAAACCAGCGACAGCAGGCGGCCCAGACCCTGGCGGGTATGATTCGCAAGCACCAGATCGAGCTGATTGCGATCGGCAACGGCACCGCCAGCCGCGAGACCGATGTCTTTGTGGGGGAAGTGCTCAAGACCTTGACCAATCCTCCGGTGAAAGTTCTGGTGAATGAGTCTGGCGCGTCGATTTATTCTGCCAGTGAGGTAGCGGCGGCAGAATTCCCCGACCTGGATGTGACGGTGCGGGGGGCGATCAGCATTGCCCGACGGCTGCAAGACCCCCTGGCGGAGCTGGTCAAGATCGACCCCAAATCGATCGGCGTGGGCCAGTACCAGCACGATGTCGATCAAAAGCGGCTCAAGCAAAAGCTAGATGAGACCATTGAGAGCTGCGTCAACTACGTGGGGGTAGATCTAAATATGGCCTCCCGCGAACTGCTGACCTACGTGTCGGGGCTATCCCCGGCGGTGGCCAACAACATTGTCGAGTTTCGCGATGCCAACGGCGCGTTTCAGTCGCGCAAAGAATTGCTCAAGGTGAAGAAGCTGGGGCCGAAAGCCTTTGAGCAGGCGGCGGGGTTTCTGCGCATTCGCAACGGCAAAAACCCGCTCGACAACACGGCGGTGCACCCAGAGAGCTATGGGATTGTGGATGCGATCGCCGCCGATCTCTCCCTCCCCCCAGGACAAATTTCTAAAGCTGCTGACCGCCTGAAGCGCCTCGACATCAAAAAATACACCACCGCTGAGGCCGGAGAACTCACCCTGCGCGACATTCTGCAAGAGCTAGAGAAGCCCGGTCGCGACCCCCGCGAGCAGTTTACCTACGCCCGATTTCAAGACGGTATTAACGAGATCACCGACCTGAAGCCGGGCATGACCCTGGAGGGCAGCGTCACCAACGTCACCAACTTTGGCGCGTTTGTCGATGTGGGCGTGCACCAGGACGGGCTGGTGCACATTTCGCAGCTGGCCGATCGCTTTGTCAGCGACCCCAATGAGATTGTGAAAGTCGGCCAGGTGGTCAAGGTACGGGTAATGGAGGTGGATGTGAAGCTCAAGCGCATCGGCCTGTCGATGCGCCAGGCGTAA
- a CDS encoding NACHT domain-containing protein has product MEFEEIAVLVNQAAVERKGRPLKDVERLVLKGSWENKTYAAMATPTVGYTEDYLKKDVGPKLWHLLTELVNTDRQGIRVTKRNIQNVLQTWAAQGAASPSIARAQPVAVGLPPRPPALVVRDSPRLDLADCSGRENELATLTRWVVADRCRTVVLWGLPGVGKTALAAAIADVLASQYDQCGYLAIPPDGAMADGLEAIAQWLAPAPLTVIQGATIDEVLEQLEQRRILLIIDGMEHLFAPQQLAGYYREGTEAMQQLFHGGAERQHQSCLIWVSREKPADLAQVTGLRVREYAVGDLANTAAQGLLKALGTPTANPDDWAALVERYGSHPLVLRGLGSTLREVYQGQPIALLQSPELTVPTVVQRYFTAALERLLAEEWALLYWLALAQEPVSLEHLNGAMHPPPDDGVVQSVIGRGWVLGTPADGLVLSLSAVVQSLVLARLHEALVAELESESLQWLHRLPLITMTAREVVQERQRAAVLMPLVDALKQRYATDEALATKGDRLLTALGALTGQPGYGASNLIHLFQYLGLAISGANFSNLAIYQGDLRRVSLQGANFSQAQFRDTAFATALGRNPVAAFSPDGQHLATGDHEGRLLLWNLQRGKLVWMFDEGQGQGQGIGALAFSPTSDLLAVGTETGKIWLWPVGATYQTDVLDEHQAAVKALAFSPDGSQLASGDDQGRLCLWEVASGMSQGQLDGHQGAIHSLAYSPNADHSADRLVSGGDDQRACLWHVGDRTVINSFQARSTATLCTAGFLLDPHDPTCPPMAFAAGYDEHCLTLWSLETGLPCWILPTDIQALLAMAISPNGRYLLCSRQDLAVALWDIPARRLCYTLPALRAPVWALAFSADSRYFVTGSNYTIQLWNTQRGQCWRSFLSQAHPVRCLAFSASSTSGSILTGHDDTRLRLWQVNAGSPYADGPRTLSGHGGVIRTVALSADGQWLASSADDHCIRLWSAVTGHSQGVWATATPATLLAFSPDGQWLASAGADRSIQLWDVATGTAVGDLGDAPENPSALGFSPDGRWLAVGTRDGTIGLWHWHQPRPDRAPDRALGPVLSHHTLDAHQSQVHSLAIYQHTLASASHDGTVRWWQFEPSDRSPGQNSPSPQPTAARSPQGQWQHPDEQWLQGVIYSPTGDLLAITSQDAQVEVWEVKTNQRRHRLRGHSQDIWQVSVCSSCTHLITASQDDEIRVWALESGICQQTLRPDRPYEGVNIRGATGLSDTEERMLRSLGAIVSY; this is encoded by the coding sequence ATGGAATTTGAGGAAATTGCTGTACTCGTTAACCAGGCAGCGGTAGAACGCAAGGGCCGCCCCCTGAAAGATGTAGAGCGGCTGGTGCTGAAGGGCTCTTGGGAGAATAAAACCTATGCGGCCATGGCCACCCCTACCGTAGGGTATACCGAAGACTATCTTAAAAAAGACGTTGGGCCTAAGCTCTGGCATCTGCTCACCGAGTTGGTGAATACCGATCGCCAGGGTATTCGGGTTACTAAGCGCAACATCCAAAACGTCTTGCAAACCTGGGCGGCTCAGGGGGCAGCGTCGCCTTCAATCGCGAGGGCGCAGCCAGTCGCGGTAGGTCTTCCCCCGCGTCCGCCCGCTCTAGTGGTACGCGACTCACCGCGCCTCGATCTGGCGGACTGTAGCGGGCGTGAGAATGAATTGGCGACTCTGACCCGCTGGGTCGTGGCCGATCGCTGTCGCACGGTCGTGCTGTGGGGCCTACCAGGGGTGGGCAAGACGGCGCTAGCCGCCGCGATCGCCGATGTCTTAGCCTCTCAGTACGACCAGTGTGGCTACCTGGCTATTCCCCCCGATGGGGCAATGGCAGATGGTCTAGAGGCGATCGCCCAATGGTTAGCTCCAGCGCCGTTAACGGTGATCCAAGGAGCCACAATTGACGAGGTGCTAGAGCAGCTCGAACAGCGCCGCATCTTGCTAATTATTGACGGCATGGAGCACCTGTTTGCCCCCCAGCAGTTGGCGGGCTACTACCGGGAGGGCACCGAGGCCATGCAGCAGCTGTTTCATGGCGGAGCCGAGCGTCAGCACCAGAGCTGTCTAATCTGGGTCAGCCGCGAAAAACCCGCCGATCTAGCCCAGGTCACCGGCCTGCGGGTGCGCGAATATGCGGTGGGCGATCTGGCTAACACTGCCGCCCAAGGACTGCTGAAGGCCCTCGGTACCCCCACGGCCAACCCAGACGACTGGGCCGCTCTAGTCGAACGCTACGGCAGCCATCCGCTGGTGCTGCGGGGGTTGGGCTCCACCCTGCGGGAGGTCTACCAGGGACAGCCGATCGCGCTCTTGCAATCTCCCGAACTGACGGTGCCCACGGTAGTGCAGCGTTACTTTACCGCCGCTCTAGAGCGGCTGCTAGCCGAAGAATGGGCGCTACTCTACTGGCTGGCCCTGGCCCAAGAGCCCGTTTCCCTAGAACATCTCAATGGGGCTATGCACCCTCCGCCCGACGATGGAGTAGTGCAGTCTGTGATCGGGCGCGGCTGGGTCCTTGGTACCCCTGCCGATGGCTTGGTGCTCAGCCTCAGTGCTGTGGTGCAAAGCCTGGTGTTAGCCCGTCTGCACGAGGCGTTAGTCGCTGAGCTAGAGTCTGAGTCGTTACAGTGGCTTCACCGGCTACCGTTAATTACCATGACGGCGCGGGAGGTGGTGCAAGAGCGCCAGCGGGCAGCGGTCCTCATGCCGTTGGTAGATGCCCTCAAACAGCGCTATGCCACCGACGAGGCGTTAGCGACCAAGGGCGATCGCCTGCTCACGGCCCTAGGAGCGCTTACGGGTCAGCCTGGCTACGGGGCCAGCAACCTGATTCATCTCTTTCAGTATTTGGGATTGGCGATTAGCGGCGCTAACTTCTCTAATCTGGCTATCTATCAGGGCGACCTACGCCGGGTAAGCCTCCAGGGAGCCAATTTTAGCCAGGCTCAGTTTAGGGATACCGCCTTTGCCACGGCTCTGGGCCGCAACCCAGTAGCTGCCTTTAGCCCCGATGGGCAGCACCTGGCCACTGGCGACCATGAAGGTCGGCTGCTGCTGTGGAATCTACAGCGAGGCAAGCTGGTGTGGATGTTTGACGAGGGTCAAGGACAGGGGCAGGGCATTGGTGCCCTAGCCTTTAGCCCAACCAGCGATCTGCTGGCAGTAGGCACTGAAACCGGCAAAATTTGGCTGTGGCCCGTGGGTGCCACCTATCAAACCGATGTCCTAGACGAACACCAGGCGGCCGTGAAAGCCCTGGCCTTTAGTCCCGATGGTAGCCAGCTAGCCTCGGGCGATGACCAGGGACGACTGTGTCTGTGGGAGGTAGCCTCCGGGATGAGTCAAGGGCAGCTAGATGGCCACCAGGGGGCTATCCACAGTCTGGCCTATAGTCCTAACGCCGACCATTCTGCCGATCGCCTGGTGAGCGGTGGCGACGACCAGCGGGCCTGTCTGTGGCATGTTGGCGATCGCACAGTCATCAACAGCTTCCAGGCGCGATCGACCGCTACCCTGTGCACCGCCGGTTTTTTACTCGACCCCCACGACCCCACCTGCCCACCCATGGCCTTTGCGGCGGGCTACGACGAACACTGTCTCACCCTGTGGAGCCTAGAAACCGGTCTCCCCTGCTGGATTTTGCCCACCGACATTCAGGCCCTGTTGGCGATGGCAATTAGCCCCAACGGGCGCTACCTATTGTGCAGTCGCCAAGATCTTGCCGTCGCCCTGTGGGATATTCCGGCCCGACGCCTCTGCTACACCCTGCCGGCATTGAGGGCACCGGTCTGGGCCTTGGCCTTTAGCGCCGATAGTCGCTACTTTGTCACCGGCAGCAACTACACCATTCAACTGTGGAACACCCAGCGGGGCCAGTGCTGGCGCAGCTTTCTCAGTCAGGCCCACCCGGTGCGGTGTTTGGCCTTTAGCGCTAGCTCCACTAGCGGCAGCATTCTCACCGGTCACGACGATACCCGCCTGCGCCTGTGGCAGGTAAATGCCGGTAGCCCCTACGCCGATGGTCCCCGCACCCTGTCGGGGCACGGCGGAGTAATTCGTACCGTAGCGCTAAGCGCCGACGGTCAGTGGTTGGCCAGCAGCGCCGACGACCACTGTATTCGGCTATGGTCTGCCGTTACTGGTCACAGTCAGGGGGTATGGGCCACCGCAACCCCAGCCACCCTCCTAGCCTTTAGCCCGGACGGGCAATGGTTGGCCAGTGCTGGGGCCGATCGATCGATCCAGCTCTGGGATGTTGCTACCGGGACAGCCGTAGGCGATCTAGGCGATGCCCCAGAGAACCCGTCGGCCCTGGGGTTTAGCCCTGACGGACGATGGCTGGCCGTGGGTACCCGAGACGGCACCATTGGGCTGTGGCATTGGCACCAGCCGCGCCCCGATCGCGCCCCCGATCGCGCTTTAGGGCCAGTCTTGAGCCACCACACCCTCGACGCTCATCAAAGCCAGGTGCACAGCCTGGCCATCTACCAGCACACCCTGGCCAGCGCCAGCCACGATGGTACTGTGCGCTGGTGGCAGTTTGAGCCCAGCGATCGCAGCCCTGGGCAGAACTCACCCTCCCCTCAGCCGACCGCCGCCAGGTCCCCCCAGGGCCAGTGGCAGCATCCCGATGAACAGTGGCTTCAAGGGGTGATCTATAGCCCCACTGGCGATCTGCTGGCGATCACCAGCCAAGATGCCCAGGTCGAGGTGTGGGAGGTGAAAACCAACCAGCGCCGCCACCGGCTGCGCGGCCATAGCCAAGACATTTGGCAAGTCTCTGTTTGCTCTAGCTGCACCCACCTGATTACCGCCAGCCAAGACGACGAAATTCGCGTCTGGGCATTGGAGTCTGGCATCTGCCAGCAGACCCTACGCCCCGATCGCCCCTACGAAGGCGTTAACATCCGTGGAGCCACTGGCTTGTCCGACACCGAAGAACGAATGCTGAGGTCCTTGGGTGCGATCGTCAGCTACTAA
- a CDS encoding Fur family transcriptional regulator yields MSSQADQIVAVLKSRGLRVTPQRYAVYANLLGRYDHPTAEDILSDLNQSAPTSSQATVYSSLQALREVNLVREVLLEEGVCRYDANVGPHHHFRCQCCGAIADIPWETLSSLNLQTLSPRWQIESYEVTVRGMCDRCQPKEPQ; encoded by the coding sequence ATGTCGTCCCAAGCCGATCAAATCGTCGCTGTGCTGAAGTCGCGGGGGTTACGCGTTACCCCCCAGCGTTATGCTGTCTATGCCAATCTATTAGGCCGCTACGACCACCCCACTGCCGAAGACATTCTCAGCGACCTCAACCAGAGCGCGCCTACCTCTTCTCAGGCGACGGTTTACAGCTCGCTTCAGGCCCTGCGCGAGGTCAACCTAGTCCGCGAGGTGCTGCTCGAAGAGGGGGTCTGCCGCTACGATGCCAATGTGGGCCCTCACCACCACTTTCGCTGTCAATGTTGTGGCGCGATCGCCGATATTCCCTGGGAAACCCTATCTAGCCTCAACCTACAAACCCTCAGCCCCCGCTGGCAGATCGAGAGCTACGAGGTAACAGTGCGGGGCATGTGCGATCGCTGCCAACCCAAAGAGCCCCAATGA
- a CDS encoding ABC-ATPase domain-containing protein translates to MIAKNDLYDQLQRLDGQSYGAYKSLKGEYDFGEFVLHIDHVQGDPFAAPSRVRVVVPQSVAGFPKGLWELPCRAIALADYLTREFYRATQRRERGSGSGKSGLVGIVRPSQAVLNRSAARVTADAVELRFTVGLPAFGRRIAGRQAAELLCRAVPELVETTLFYGALDGTAIQRQVDGAEDAEVLRSQLPTHNLVAFVADGAMLPRRSGVDERPLAEQAIPFKSPDSLRVTLHCPHAGAVTGMGIPQGITLIVGGGYHGKSTLLRAIEAGVYNHIPGDGREQVVTDRAAVKVRAEDGRSIAGVDISPFIGSLPQGKSTQHFSTPNASGSTSQAANIIEAIEAGATALLVDEDTSATNFMIRDRRMQALIAKDREPITPFIDKVRQLYTDHGISTVLVMGGSGDYFDVADTVIAMDEFCPQNVTAQAKAIAAEYKTERDPEGGPRFGRLTPRTIQPGSIDPSKGKHSVKLRARDIDQLQIGTESIDLSAVEQLVEPGQVRAIAEAIVYAQRYHITATTPLPEAIAAVMADVEQYGLDCLTDWPMGDLVSFRGLELAAAINRLRTLRTG, encoded by the coding sequence ATGATTGCCAAAAACGACCTCTACGACCAGCTTCAGCGCCTGGATGGCCAAAGCTATGGGGCCTATAAATCGCTGAAGGGGGAGTACGACTTTGGGGAGTTTGTGCTGCACATCGACCATGTGCAGGGCGACCCGTTTGCGGCTCCGAGTCGGGTACGGGTGGTGGTGCCGCAAAGCGTGGCGGGGTTTCCCAAAGGTCTGTGGGAGCTGCCCTGCCGGGCGATCGCACTGGCTGACTACCTCACCCGCGAGTTTTATCGGGCCACCCAGCGGCGGGAGCGGGGGTCGGGGTCGGGCAAGAGCGGGCTAGTGGGTATTGTGCGGCCCAGTCAGGCGGTTTTGAACCGCAGTGCAGCGCGGGTGACGGCGGACGCGGTGGAATTGCGGTTCACTGTGGGCCTACCGGCCTTTGGGCGGCGGATTGCGGGGCGGCAGGCGGCGGAGCTGCTGTGCCGAGCGGTGCCGGAGCTGGTGGAAACTACTCTGTTCTATGGGGCACTGGATGGCACGGCGATTCAGCGCCAGGTGGATGGGGCGGAGGATGCAGAGGTGCTGCGATCGCAGCTCCCCACCCACAACCTGGTCGCCTTTGTCGCCGACGGCGCAATGTTGCCCCGACGTAGCGGTGTCGACGAGCGGCCCCTGGCAGAACAGGCGATTCCTTTCAAATCCCCTGACTCGCTGCGGGTGACCCTGCATTGTCCCCACGCCGGGGCGGTAACGGGCATGGGCATTCCCCAGGGCATCACCCTGATTGTGGGGGGCGGCTACCACGGCAAATCGACCCTGTTGCGGGCGATCGAGGCGGGGGTCTACAACCACATCCCCGGCGACGGGCGGGAGCAGGTGGTGACGGATCGGGCCGCCGTTAAGGTGCGGGCCGAAGATGGCCGCAGCATCGCGGGGGTGGATATTTCGCCGTTTATTGGCAGTCTGCCCCAGGGTAAATCGACCCAGCACTTCTCGACGCCCAACGCCAGCGGCAGCACGTCTCAAGCCGCCAACATTATCGAGGCGATTGAAGCCGGGGCGACGGCGCTGCTGGTGGATGAAGACACCTCGGCGACCAATTTCATGATTCGCGATCGCCGCATGCAGGCGCTCATTGCCAAAGACCGCGAGCCAATCACCCCCTTCATCGATAAGGTGCGGCAGCTCTACACCGACCACGGCATCTCGACGGTGCTGGTGATGGGGGGCAGCGGCGACTATTTTGATGTAGCCGACACCGTGATCGCCATGGACGAATTTTGTCCCCAGAATGTGACCGCGCAGGCAAAGGCGATCGCGGCAGAATATAAAACCGAGCGCGACCCTGAGGGCGGCCCCCGCTTTGGCCGCCTCACCCCCCGCACCATTCAGCCCGGCAGCATCGACCCCAGCAAAGGCAAGCACAGCGTCAAGCTCAGGGCGCGAGATATAGACCAGCTTCAGATTGGTACAGAATCCATTGACCTGTCAGCGGTGGAGCAGCTGGTAGAGCCAGGCCAGGTGCGGGCGATCGCCGAGGCGATCGTCTACGCCCAGCGCTACCACATAACGGCCACCACCCCACTGCCTGAAGCGATCGCCGCCGTGATGGCCGATGTGGAGCAGTACGGGCTAGACTGCCTCACCGACTGGCCCATGGGCGATCTGGTCAGCTTTCGCGGCCTAGAGTTAGCCGCCGCGATCAATCGGCTAAGAACCCTGCGGACTGGGTAG
- a CDS encoding SDR family oxidoreductase has protein sequence MKVLVVGATGTLGRQIARRALDEGHEVRCMVRSAQRAAFLREWGVELVRGNLCKPDTLPPALEGIDAVIDASTARPSESVMEVDWKGKINLIKATRDAGIQRFIFFSILNSEKFPHVPLMNVKRCTEKFLAESGLNYTILQPCGFLQGLIGQYAIPILERQPIWVMGEAAPIAYMDTQDIARFAVKALSVPETEQRSFPLAGTRAWGAYEIMRLCERKCGQEARVSRISLDLLRAIRKVAQFFQWGWNFADRLAFVEVVAGSQPLDAPMDEVYEVFGIPKEEITTLEDYMQEYFSRIMKKLKELDYDSEKASKKKLPF, from the coding sequence ATGAAAGTATTGGTTGTTGGCGCTACTGGCACCCTTGGCAGGCAAATCGCCCGCCGTGCCCTGGATGAGGGGCACGAGGTTCGGTGCATGGTGAGGAGCGCTCAGCGAGCCGCCTTTTTACGAGAGTGGGGGGTAGAACTGGTGCGGGGCAACCTGTGCAAGCCAGACACTCTACCCCCTGCCCTTGAGGGAATTGATGCCGTCATTGACGCGTCTACCGCTCGGCCCTCGGAGTCGGTGATGGAGGTTGACTGGAAGGGTAAGATCAATTTGATCAAAGCCACCCGCGACGCTGGCATCCAGCGATTCATCTTTTTCTCAATTCTCAATTCTGAAAAATTTCCCCATGTGCCGCTGATGAACGTCAAGCGTTGCACCGAGAAATTTTTGGCTGAGTCGGGGTTAAACTACACCATCCTTCAGCCCTGTGGCTTTCTGCAGGGGCTGATTGGCCAATACGCCATTCCGATCCTAGAGCGGCAGCCGATCTGGGTGATGGGCGAAGCCGCCCCGATCGCCTACATGGATACTCAAGATATTGCCCGCTTTGCCGTCAAGGCCCTATCGGTACCCGAAACCGAGCAGCGCAGCTTTCCGCTGGCCGGTACCCGCGCCTGGGGGGCCTACGAAATCATGCGCCTGTGCGAACGCAAATGTGGCCAAGAAGCCAGGGTTTCGCGCATCTCCCTCGACCTGCTGCGGGCCATTCGTAAAGTGGCCCAGTTCTTTCAGTGGGGGTGGAACTTTGCCGATCGCCTGGCCTTTGTCGAGGTGGTCGCTGGCAGTCAGCCCCTCGATGCTCCCATGGATGAAGTCTACGAGGTGTTTGGCATCCCTAAAGAGGAGATCACCACGCTCGAAGACTACATGCAAGAGTACTTCAGCCGCATCATGAAGAAGCTGAAAGAACTCGACTACGACAGCGAAAAAGCCAGCAAGAAAAAGCTGCCCTTCTAG
- the pdxA gene encoding 4-hydroxythreonine-4-phosphate dehydrogenase PdxA — MATLTDSAFDRSALRPRLAVTLGDPAGIGPEVVLKALAMRDWTAIADITLFGTRSLLHQTAAVLKAEAGSIPPLDVLNFVEILPPLPLETVDFGQPSPATGAASFAYLQAAIQGAVAGNYDAIVTGPIAKSVWKAAGHHYPGQTELLAEGAGCDRFGMAFVARSPHTGWWLRALLATTHIPLSQVPEALSPDLLTQKLDLLIDSLKQDFGLSQPRIAVAGLNPHSGEGGQLGREEVDWLMPWLEQQRQRHPQVQLDGPIPPDTMWVRPGQAWFGTGEGAVETAHDAYLALYHDQGLIPVKLMAFDRAVNTTVGLPFVRTSPDHGTAFDIAGQGIADANSMVAAMDVAVAVAVGRGG; from the coding sequence ATGGCAACCCTTACAGACTCAGCTTTCGACCGATCTGCTCTCCGGCCTCGGCTGGCCGTCACCCTAGGCGACCCGGCGGGCATTGGCCCAGAGGTGGTGCTCAAGGCGCTAGCAATGCGAGATTGGACAGCGATCGCAGACATTACGCTCTTCGGCACGCGATCGCTGCTGCACCAAACCGCTGCTGTCCTCAAGGCTGAGGCTGGGTCAATCCCACCGCTAGACGTCTTGAATTTTGTCGAAATTCTGCCGCCGTTGCCCTTGGAGACAGTAGACTTTGGCCAACCCAGTCCGGCGACTGGGGCCGCCAGCTTTGCCTATCTGCAAGCTGCCATTCAGGGAGCCGTAGCAGGAAACTATGATGCGATCGTCACTGGGCCAATCGCCAAGTCGGTCTGGAAAGCCGCCGGGCACCACTACCCTGGCCAGACCGAACTGCTGGCGGAGGGAGCAGGCTGCGATCGCTTTGGGATGGCCTTTGTAGCGCGATCGCCCCACACCGGCTGGTGGCTGCGGGCATTGCTGGCCACCACCCACATTCCCCTGAGCCAGGTGCCCGAGGCCCTATCGCCCGATCTGCTCACTCAAAAGCTCGATTTATTAATTGACAGCCTGAAGCAAGACTTTGGCCTCAGTCAGCCCCGAATTGCCGTGGCAGGGCTCAACCCCCACAGCGGCGAAGGTGGGCAGCTAGGTCGAGAAGAAGTCGACTGGCTGATGCCCTGGCTAGAGCAGCAGCGCCAGCGCCACCCCCAAGTCCAGCTTGATGGCCCAATTCCTCCCGACACGATGTGGGTACGGCCTGGGCAAGCCTGGTTTGGCACGGGTGAGGGCGCAGTGGAGACAGCCCACGATGCCTACCTGGCTCTCTACCACGACCAGGGGTTGATTCCGGTGAAGCTAATGGCCTTCGATCGGGCGGTAAATACGACAGTGGGATTGCCCTTTGTGCGTACCTCCCCTGACCACGGCACGGCTTTTGATATTGCTGGGCAGGGGATCGCTGATGCCAACAGCATGGTGGCGGCGATGGATGTGGCGGTGGCAGTGGCGGTGGGGAGAGGTGGGTGA